Sequence from the Streptomyces sp. NBC_00358 genome:
GCACCCGCTCGACCGTCGTCCGGCTGCTGGTCATCGGCATCCTGGTCACCTTCTTCGCCGTGGGGGGTATCGGACCGGCCCTGTTCGGCATCCCGCTGCGGGGGGCCGCGATGATCGGCATGATCCTCGTCGTGTCCGGCCCCACCGTCGTCGGCCCGCTGCTCGAATACGTCCGGCCGACGGACAGGCTGCGCCGCATCCTGATCTGGGAAGGGACGCTGACCGACCCGATCGGCGCCATCCTCGGAGCCGTCGTCTTCCACGCCGTCGCGACCTCTCACCGGGTCGACCTCGGCCGGGGCTACCAGATCGGGCAGTTCCTGATCAGCATGGGAGTCGGTCTCGCGGGCGGTGCGGTGGGCACCGTCATCCTGTGGCTGACCCTGCACAAGCTGCGGCTCGGCGAGACACTCGGCACCCTCGCGCAGTTGGCGACGGTGATCCTCGTCTCCGCGGGCTGCGACATCGCTCGTGACGACACCGGCCTCATCGCCGCCATCTTCACCGGACTCGCCATCACCAACCTGCGGGGGATGGACATGCCGGCTCGCCGGCCCTTCCTCGAAACACTCGTCCAGATGATCATCGGCCTGCTGTTCATCTCCATCTCCTCCGCCGTCACCCCTGACTCCGTGGTGCCCGTGCTCGTCCCCTCGCTGATCCTGATCGCCGTACTCGTCCTCCTGGTCCGGCCGCTCATCGCGTACGCCTCCGCATGGGGTTCCGACCTGACCGTGGGCGAATGGGGCTTCATCGGGTGGATGGCGCCGCGTGGCATCGTCGCCGCGTCGACCGCGTCCGCGTTCTCCGCCACCCTCGTCGCGAAGGGGCTGCCCGGCGCGGCCAAGATCCTGCCGATCACCTTCCTCGTGATCGTGGGGACGGTCCTGCTCTACGCCCTGACCGCCGCGCCCGTGGCGCGGAGACTCGGTGTCGTCCGTTCGGCGCGGACCCGGCCGCTCCTGGTGGGCGGGGCCCCGTGGGTCATCGGCCTGGGGAAGGCCCTGGAGACCGCCGGACTCGACGTGCTGATGTGGGCCGGGCTCGAGGAGGAACGCGAGCGGATCACCACAGCAGGAATCGAACTCGCCCACGGGGAGATGCTCGCGACCGCGACCAACCCCCGCGCCCGCCTGGAGGGCGTCACGGCAGTGTTCCTCCTCACCGACGACGACGATTTCAACGCCCTCGCCTCAACCGTCATCAAGGACAACGTGCGAGGGCCCGTCTACCGGGTGGGGCCGCCGCGGGACAGCCACGGTGTGGTAGCCCCCTATACGGGCGGCGACATCCTCTTCGGTCACCCGCTCGTCCGGCATCGTCTGGCGGCCCGCTACGAGCACGGCGCCCGCTTCCATGTGCAACCCGGATCCGAGCCCGTCCCCCCGGACCGCGACATCCTGTTCGTGGTCCGCGCCGACGGCCAGTTGGTCCCGGTCACCGGGACCCGGACGATCACACCGCTGCCCGACGACACCGCCGTGCTGATGGGCTCCGGATGACCTCGTGGGCCACCCGCTTCCGGCTGCGGCAGTACGCCAAGGCGAGCCTGTGGATCGTCCCCCTGTTCGGGCTCGTGCTCGGCGTCGCCCTGGCCGAGGCGGCGTCCGCCGTGGACGGGGCGTCCTGGCTGCCGAGGACCTGGAACTACTCTGCCTCGACCGCGAGCAGCGTCCTCAGTTCCGTGGTCGGCGCGATGATCGCGCTGCTCGGATTCGTCGTCACCATCGGGGTCCTCGTCATCCAGCAGGCCACCGGGACCCTCTCACCGCGCTACATGCGGCTCTGGTA
This genomic interval carries:
- a CDS encoding cation:proton antiporter — its product is MTGEDILLGIALTVALATGSQILANKLRVPALIVLLPVGFTAGALTDVIHPARLVGPDFPALVSLSVSVILYDAGLGLNLRNLTGRTRSTVVRLLVIGILVTFFAVGGIGPALFGIPLRGAAMIGMILVVSGPTVVGPLLEYVRPTDRLRRILIWEGTLTDPIGAILGAVVFHAVATSHRVDLGRGYQIGQFLISMGVGLAGGAVGTVILWLTLHKLRLGETLGTLAQLATVILVSAGCDIARDDTGLIAAIFTGLAITNLRGMDMPARRPFLETLVQMIIGLLFISISSAVTPDSVVPVLVPSLILIAVLVLLVRPLIAYASAWGSDLTVGEWGFIGWMAPRGIVAASTASAFSATLVAKGLPGAAKILPITFLVIVGTVLLYALTAAPVARRLGVVRSARTRPLLVGGAPWVIGLGKALETAGLDVLMWAGLEEERERITTAGIELAHGEMLATATNPRARLEGVTAVFLLTDDDDFNALASTVIKDNVRGPVYRVGPPRDSHGVVAPYTGGDILFGHPLVRHRLAARYEHGARFHVQPGSEPVPPDRDILFVVRADGQLVPVTGTRTITPLPDDTAVLMGSG